DNA from Chryseomicrobium sp. FSL W7-1435:
GCACTTTCAGGTTTCCATGCGACACAATCACCAATCATTTCTCGTACAACTCAAAATGAGACACAAGGCCGTAAAATTTTCTACGGTATGATGATTGCTGAGGGGATTATTGCTATGATTTGGGCCGCAGCAGCTATGGCTCTGTTCAACGGCTACGGTGGCCTATCTGCAATGCTGGCAGCAGGTGGACCGGCAGCAGTAGTTAGTGAAGTTTCTCTTCTCATGATGGGAACAATCGGAGGAACACTTGCTATTATTGGTGTTATCATCTTACCGATTACTTCTGGTGATACAGCTTTCCGTGCAGCTCGTATGATTATTGCCGACTACTTTAAAATCGGCCAAGTACAAATTGCAAAACGATTATGGATTGCGGTTCCACTGTTTGTGATTTCATATGCTCTTACTCAAATTGATTTCAATCTATTATGGCGTTACTTCTCTTGGGCAAACCAAGTGACAGCAGTCATTGCGTTATGGGTTGGTGCAATGTACTTGTTCTTACAATTTAAGAATCACTGGATTGCTACCGTTCCTGCCATCTTTATGACGGCCATGGTATTCGTGTACATCGTTTATGAACCAACTATGGGATTAGGTCAGTCACTGACTGTCTCTTACATTGTTGGTGCGATTGCCGCCATTCTGATTACACTTGCATTCTTCTACTTCGGAAACAAGAAACGAGGAACCGAATTTATCCTCGAAGAAGACGTATCTGGCTTTAAAGGAGCCGCTTACCAAAATTAAAAAAAGTCACTCTTCTGCTTAGTCTGCAGGAGAGTGACTTTTTTCTGTTAGTTGAAAATAGTGAGAAACCGAGTTGGTCAGTTGGCCTTCCGTGTACGTTCTTTCTTCAAACGTTACTTGACCTTCATGAGTGACCAAAATAACAGTTGTCGAACGAGTCCCATAGTTAGGCATCTGAATAAATAACGGCGACAGCTTACGCTCAAGGTCAAGACCGACACCTGTATCAGGTAATTGATGGTCAGGTGCTTGCTCTGCGCGCTGCATCAACGAAAATAAGAAGTCTATATCTACTTCGTTTGCAGTTGCAACATACTCGCTTAAAACATTACGGGCATGATCCACTTTTGGCCAGGGTGTATTCAAAAATTTATTGCTGAGGGCATGTGTTCCTTCTTCTAGACGGTTCCCAGAAGTCGTCATATTGCTGTAGTAATGGATGTCTTGGAAGGTGCCGAGTAGCAGGTTAAATCCGTTGTAACACGTTTTTTGAGCGTCTAGTGTAGCCATAAACTCTTCTGACGACTTCTTTGAGGTCAAAAATTCTTTGACGATTTCACCACGAGAAATAAGGTCTTGCTGCACACTCAATGGGTCACGGTAGTTGGTAAGAGCGGCCATACGACCTGATTTGGTGATGCCTAACCACGTACCGCCTGCAAGCAGATCTTTTCCAGCAAGCAGCTCATGATGTTCTTCCCAGAAGTGAGCGGGTTGCGTCGGTCGGTCATAAAATTCATCGCGATTGGCCGCCATAATGAAGGCATAGGTTGGATGTTGCTGAAGATGAAAGGCGATCAAGCACATCCGTAGTTCCCCCTGTTCAAGATAATTTTCATTTACTATACCATGAACAGTTTCAAGAGTGGCATAAATTCGCCTGAGCCTCTAGACTTAGAGAATACGTACGAAAAGGAAGTGACAATCATGAACGAACATAAGGCAATCACCTTTCAAGGTGTCACGATGAAAAGAGGCGAGCAACAAGTGCTTCGTCAAATCACAGGACATTTTCCGAAGGGCAAAATCACGACACTTGTTGGTCCTTCAGGAGCAGGAAAATCAACACTTCTCAAACTATGTAATGGATTATTGAGCCCTGATGAAGGGGATATCATAGTGCTAGGGAAATCATTGACAGAGTGGGACCCTGTCGAACTTCGAACGCGAGCCTCTATGGCCTTGCAGAGTGCCCCCATGATTAGCGGAACAGTAGAAGAAAACCTTACCCTCCCTTATTCCTTGCAAGGAGCAGAGGTTGATGTCGATAAAATGCGCAGAGTAATTCGAGAAGTAGGATTAGACACAGATTACCTTCAACGGGACAGCCGTGATCTATCGGGAGGTCAACGACAAAAAGTATCGATTGCTCGAACGCTGTTGATGGAACCCGATATATTGTTGTTAGATGAAATCACTTCAGCTTTAGACCGCGCTTCTCGTCAGGAAGTAGAAGAGTTAATAGCCCATATCCATAAGACATTTGGGACCACGATTATCTGGATTACGCACAACTTGGAGCAAGCAGCGCGTATTGGTCACCACACATGGGTAATGATTGACGGGGAACTGGTCGAGCAAGGAGATAGTTCATTGCTAAACAATTCCAATAATGCAGCTGTTTCACAATTTGTCAGGGGGACCGACGAATGACCTATGGTACGCTAGCACTCACGTTAATTTTTGTGCTAATTCCACTCGTTTTATCTAAAACGCTTCGTTTAGATTTAGAGAAAGACACATTAGTAGCAACGATTCGCTCCATCATTCAATTGATTGCAATCGGTTATATTTTAAAATTTGTATTTGAGTCAGATAGCTGGATTTATATTTTCCTTATGGTTGCTTTAATGATCATAGCCGCCACTTTGAATGTGCGGAAAAAAGGCAAGTCGATTCCAGGAATTACATGGAAGGTCGCAGTGACTCTTGTATTCGTAGAAGTCCTTACACAAGGGATTTTAATTGGCTTCTCGATTACGCCACCAACTGCTCAATATGTGATTCCGATAAGCGGTATGGTTATCGGTAATTCAATGGTACTGGCCATTCTGTTTTTAAATCGCTTCACGGCAGAAATAGAGAGCCATGAAGACCAGATTGAACTGATTCTTTCATTGGGTGGAACGCCAAAACAAGCTATACATACGCGTTTAATGCAGGCCATTAAGACAAGTATGATTCCAACAATCGAGAGTCAAAAAACGATGGGACTCGTGCAACTGCCGGGGATGATGAGTGGGCAGATCATAGCGGGAGCTGATCCAATTCAAGCGGTACAGTTTCAATTATTGATTGTCTTCTTGATTTTGACAACGGCCGCTGTGACCAGTATTGCTCTTGGATTTTTGTCTTATCCGACGTTGTTTAATCAGCGCTACCAATTAATCCAGGAGGGACGATAACTATGAAGACCAAAAAACAAAGGGCCTTCGACCAACTGAGTGAGATTTTACATGTGCTGCGTTGTCCCATCTGCCAACTGACATTGGAAAAAACACAAGACGGCGTGACGTGTGCCAATCACCACACAGTAGATATTGCCAAACAAGGGTACCTTCATCTCGCAGGGGCAGTGGCAAAGAGCCGTTACACAAAGGAATTATTCACAGCTCGTCAGACGTTGCTTCAAGAAACTGATTTTTTCGGACCTCTTTTAGAAGAAATCGAGAACTTGTTACGGCTACAAATGGCAGATCCACATCCACTTATAGTAGATATGGGGTGCGGAGAAGGAACACATCTTGCAGGTATAGTGGAAAAGTTAGAGGGGAGTCGAGGACTTGGTATCGATCTTGCGAAGGAAGGTATTCAGTTGGCGACTAATCACACAGCAGACATCCTTTGGGTAGTGGCAGACCTTGCTAAATCTCCATTGATTGATGAGTCGGTAGATATTGTTTTGAATGTTTTATCTCCTGCTAACCATAGAGAGTTTAGACGTATACTTAAGGGCGATGGTCTAGTTGTTAAAGTCATTCCAAATGCTTCCTACCTTCAAGAGTTGCGTAGCTTTTTCTACGCCGGTACGGAGAAAGAGACCTTTGAGAACGAACAAGCACAAGAACGGTTTGCATCTGAACTTGAGTGGCTTGGAAGTTCACAAAGCAAATATAAAAAATCACTTACTGAGAAGCAGTGGCGTGACCTGATTGCCATGACCCCGCTGACTTGGAATGCGCCAGCTGAGCAAGTGGAAGCATTTCTTGCGCAGGGTGTGGGGGAAGTCACAGTAGATTTGACAGTATTGATTGGGCAGTTGAAGAGCTAAAATGGGACTGGGTCCGCTCGGGGGAGCGAACCCAGTTTTTTTGTATTGGGAGGCGAAGAGTGGTTAGTTTCCATAAAACGACTTCGTCTCATTAAAATTGGATTATGTCTAATAAAATCGGTTTTCGTCTCATGAAATTCTGACTTCGTATCATTAAATCGCTATTACGTACGATGAACAGCCGCTCACCCGTCAAACCAACCTTCCTATAATGGGACTGGGTCCGCTCGGGGGAGCGAACCCAGTTTTTTTGTATTGGGAGGCGAAGGGTGGTTAGTTTCCATAAAACGACTTCGTCTCATTAAAATTGGATTATGTCTAATAAAATCGGTTTTCGTCTCATGAAATTCCGACTTCGTATCATTAAATCGCTATTACGTACGATGAACAGCCGCTCACCCGTCAAACCAACCTTCCTATGATTGCCACTCCGTCCGCTTCAAAATCCACGAAACTAACAAAAACACAGCGCCAACGCCAATTGATGAGGCTGGAGGGAATGGAGCTGCTGGACCAAAGTAAGGTAGGAACCAGTTCACTAAGGCGATTAGAGTCATTGCGAGACCACCGATTAGACCAGCACCGACATATTCTTTCCAACGTCCTTTAGCATTCTTCCCGTCAAAGGCCGTTTTGTTCAATTGGCGGAACAACAAACGAATTAAGAGCCAGACAATAAAAATCATAAGTGCTAGTTGGATCAAAGAAGGGATCAGATAAATTCGATTATCCGGCACTTCATCAAAATAGGCGATGGTGAAAAGGATAGCTCCACGTGCAATAAAGTAGTAAGCCAACAATTGAAACGCCATGCGTCCCCAAAACTTCACCATATCGCGTTTTTCTTCCTGTGGAATTTGCTCGATGACGTCGTCTGCGTAAGCTTTCGGATTTTCACCGAAGACGTCTTTTGCAGACTTCCCGTCTTCTTGAGCTTCTAACAAATGATCTAGCATATCCATCAAGATTTCTTCCGTTTTTTGCTCGGATAACAGAAGTTTCGTTCGGATGTAAACCATGAGCTGTTCATAGTACACTTTATTTGGCACGTGCAATAGTTCACGCTTCTCATTATTTTGCTTGATGAGTTCTTGTGCAGTCATTCAGACTCCTCCTTTAATAAAACATCCAATGGGACAGAGAGCAGTTGCCATTCTCTTCGAATGACCGCAAGTGTCTCTTGACCACTTGGTGTGATCGAATAGTATTTTCGGTTTGGACCAGATTCGGATGGGCGCATTTCACTTACGACTAAGCCCTGTTTTTGAAGACGCAATAGGACGGGATAGATGGTTCCTTCCGGGACATCGGGAAGGCCGGCTTGTTGCAACTTTCGGGATAATTCGTATCCATACACCGTCTGCTTTTCAATGACGGAGAGAACACATCCATCTAGAAAGCCCTTTAGCAATTGACTTCGAACGGTCATAGCGTGCCTCCTTACTAGTTTGCAATGCAAGATAGTGGATTGAAAAAATAGCTACTTGGTAATGCAAAGTAGTTACTAGTAGTGTATGTTTTTTAAAAAAGATTGTCAACAGTTCTCTCGAGAATTATATTGACAGAGTTTCCTTCAGTGCGTTAAAGTGGTAAAAAGCTTTGATGAACGAATCAATTTCATACGCAACATCTTATCGCGAGAGGTAGAGGGACTGGCCCGTCGACACCTCAGCAACCAGCTGCATGACAGTATGGTGCTAATTCCAGCAGAGCTTGAGCTCTGACAGATAAGAGGGATAGAATCGACTAGACGCCTTCTTATTACTTTAATAAGAGGGCGTTTTTCTATACCCTCCACCCACCAAGGAGGAAGTTATATGAGCTATCAACTAGAAACGCAACTTGCACAAACAGGTAATCGGAAAGATCCGGCAACAGGGGCAGTGAGCTTACCAATTCATTTATCCACGGCTTATATCCACCCAGGAATTGGCCAATCGACAGGCTATGACTATTCCCGAACAGCCAATCCAACACGTACAGCTCTCGAAGAGGCACTTGCTCTGCTTGAAAGAGGCGACAGTGGATTCGCGTTCAGCTCTGGTATGGCAGCAGTACATGCTGTGTTGCAGCTTTTCAAATCGGGTGATGAGTTAATCGTTTCAGAAGATTTGTACGGTGGGAGCTATCGTCTTTTTCATCAACTAGAAGAACGTACAGGTTTAAACTTTAAGTATGTAGATACCACTTTACCTAATTCTGTTGAGAAGGCACTCACGACAAACTCGAAAGCTATTTTTATTGAATCTCCGACAAATCCTTTGATGAAGGAGACAGATATCGAGGCCATCGCACATATCGCTAAAAGTCACAATATCTTGTTGATTGTTGACAATACCTTTTACACGCCAATTCTCCAGCAACCGATTACGTTGGGGGCTGACATCGTCATTCATAGTGCGACAAAATATTTAGGCGGACACAATGATGTCCTAGCGGGAGCCGTCATCACAAAAGGACAAGCACTCGCGGAACAACTTACTACGATTCAAAATTCCATTGGAGCCGTGCCAAGCCCATTAGATTGTTGGCTGTTAGTCCGCAGTTTGAAGACGCTAGGATTACGTGTCGAACGCCAGCAGAGTAATGCACAAGCTCTAGCCGCTTTTCTTCAAGCACATCCAGCCATCGATTCCGTGTTGTATCCAGGGCAAGGCGGGATGTTGTCATTCCGTTTACAACGAGAGGAATGGGTACCTTTGTTTTTAGAACGTTTAGAACTAATCGCATTTGCTGAAAGTTTAGGAGGAGTGGAGAGTTTTATCACCTATCCAACTACGCAAACTCATGCGGATATTCCTGTTGCTGAACGGGAACGAGTGGGGATTTGTGCGCGACTGTTGCGTTTCTCGGTGGGTATTGAGCACGTTCAAGATCTGCAAAATGAGCTGCAATCCATATTGGATGGTTTGGTAGGTGAGGATTCATGAAAGCGCCTTTTCTAGAGCAACTTCGAAATAAAGTACTGATAGCAGACGGCGCAATGGGTACTCTTCTTTATTCGTACGGGGTGGATCATTGTAATGAAGAATTGAATCTCTCGCATCCGGAAGATGTGTTGCGCGTTCACGAACAGTATATCGCCGCTGGAGCTGATGTCATTCAGACAAATACCTATGGGGCCAACTACGTAAAGCTAGCGCGCTATGGTTTACAGGAGCAAGTGAAGGCAATCAATACGGCCGCTGTGCGACTTGCAAAGCAGGCGGCGGGTGATGATGTGTATGTCCTCGGAACAATTGGTGGGTTGCGGGGCATTAAACAGGATATCTCCCTTGATGAGATTAAGCGCAGCTTTCGAGAACAGCTCTACATTTTCTTGATGGAAGGTGTAGATGCCATTCTTTTAGAGACGTACTATGACTTTGAAGAGCTTCAGGCAGTCGTCAAAATTGCCAAAAACGAGTGTGAGCTACCTGTCATTGCAGAAGTTTCTATGCACGAAGTCGGTGTTCTTCAAAACGGGTATTCACTTCAACAAGCTTTTGAAGAATTAGAGCTACTAGGTGCCGATGTCGTCGGTGTCAATTGCCGCATGGGACCTTTTCATATGTTGAATGCACTGAAACAGGTGCCGATTCCGAAAAAAGCATTGCTCTCGGTCTATCCAAATGCAAGTCTCCCCCAGGTAGAGGAAGGGCGCTATTCTTATGCAGAAGAGTTTCAGTATTTCGCAGAAATCGCAGTAGAGCTAAAGCAGCAAGGAGTCCATTTGTTAGGCGGCTGTTGTGGGACGACACCCAGACATATCCAAGCAATTGTTGAAAGGCTGCAAGACCGTACACCAGTGACAGTCAAAGAGCTAGTAGTTAAACGAGCAGAGCGAGTGATCGAACAAACGACAACAGAATCTCCATTACTTCAAAAAGTTCGTCAGGAGACGACTGTACTGGTCGAGCTGGACCCACCTAAGCATCTCAACACAGACCGCTTTTATCAAGGAATCGAAGCGCTCCACAAGGCAGGGGCAGATGCCTTAACATTGGCCGATAACCCTTTAGCTTCTCCGCGAGTAGGCAATGATGCAGTAGCTGCCATTATCAAAACTCGTTACGGAGCCAATCCGCTCGTCCATTTAACCTGCCGAGACCGGAATTTGATTGGATTGCAGTCGCATTTGATGGGGCTCCATGAATTGGGTGTACAAGACTTGCTCGCTATCACAGGTGACCCTGCTAAGATAGGGGATTTTCCGGGGGCAGCATCTGTCTATGATTTATCGAGTTTAGAACTAATCGAACTGATCAAACAGAACAACCGTGGCTTATCGTTCTCGGGGAAATCACTTGAGAGACCGACACGTTTTTCTGTTGGAGCGGCTTTTAATCCAAACTATCGCCACATGGAGGCATCTATCAAACGACTTGAAAAAAAGGTGGCAGCAGGAGCCGATTACTTTATCACACAGCCTGTGTTTGGAATCGAGCAACTTCACGCACTTGCAGCAGCAGCTAAACGTGTGGATAAACCATTTTTCGTAGGGATCATGCCACTTCTAAGCTCGCGAAATGCTGAATTTTTGCATCATGAAGTTCCGGGTATTCGAGTGCCAGATGATACTCGGGAAAGAATGCGCCAAGCAGGGGAAGATCCACAAAAGGCTCTTAAAGTGGGGATGGAGATTACGAAAGAACTTCTTGCAGAAGCTCTACAGTTGTTCAACGGTATTTACCTGATCACCCCATTCTTACGCTACGAACTTTCTATTGAATTGATGGACTACATCACGTCACGCAAGCAGGAGGAATCATATGACCAGCTCCACATTTGAACAGCAATTGCAGAAAAAAATTCTAGTCCTAGACGGGGCAATGGGGACCATGATTCAACAAGCAGATCTCTCAGCCGAGGACTTTGGAGGAGAGCAGTTTGAAGGGTGTAACGAATACTTGGTCCGCACTCGTCCCGATGTCGTCGAGTCTATCCATGCCGCCTATTTTGAAGCGGGAGCCGATATTGTAGAAACCAATACATTTGGTGCTACACCTGTTGTGCTAGATGAATACGAGCTCGGCCATCTTGCCTATGCCCTCAATAAAGAAGCGGCTGAAATTGCCAAGCGTGTGGCGTCTCAGTTCTCGACCGAGCAACACCCTCGTTACGTGGCAGGTGCGATGGGTCCGACGACCAAGACACTTTCGGTAACAGGTGGGATTAAGTTTGAAGAGCTTGCACAAGACTATCAAATTCAAGCGGAAGGTTTACTAGACGGCGAAGTAGACGTCTTGCTCGTTGAGACAAGTCAAGATGCTCTCAATGTGAAGGCGGCCAATTTAGGTATTCAACGGGCTTTTGAGAGTAGGAAACGGGAAGTGCCGATTCTTGTGTCAGGCACGATTGAGCCTATGGGGACAACCCTTGCCGGGCAATCGATTGAAGCATTTTACATTTCGCTCGAGCACATGAAGCCGCTCGTTGTGGGTTTAAACTGTGCGACAGGTCCAGAGTTTATGCGCGACCATCTTCGCTCACTATCTTCACTAGCGTCCAGTTATGTGAGCTGTTACCCGAATGCCGGTCTTCCTGATGAAGAAGGGAACTACAATGAAACGCCTGAATCTCTGGCGGCGAAGATGGAGGGCTTCTTAGAAAAAGGCTGGTTGAATGTAATCGGTGGTTGCTGTGGAACGACACCTGACCATATCCGCGCATTAGCGCAAGTAGCCAAGGCTCACTCTCCGCGTATTGCCTCAGAGCATACAGAGCATAAAGTGTCGGGGATTGAACCTTTTGTCTATGATGATCCGTCCACTCGTCCTATTTTAGTGGGAGAGCGTACGAATGTAATCGGTTCTCGAAAGTTTAAGCGGCTGATTCAAGAAGATAAACTAGAAGAAGCTTCTGAAGTTGCTCGAGCACAGGTGAAGAATGGTGCTCAAATCATTGATATTTGTCTTGCAGATCCGGACCGAGAAGAAGTCGAAGACATGGACCGTTTTATTCAAGAGGTCGTGAAAAAAGTAAAAGTGCCATTGATGATTGACTCCACAGATGAAAAGGTACTTGAAGTGGCGCTACGCTACTCGCAAGGGAAAGTCATCATCAATTCTATCAATTTAGAAGATGGAGAAGAGCGTTTTGAAGCGATTGCCCCTCTCATTCGTCAATTTGGAGCAGCAGTTGTTGTAGGGACAATTGATGAACAAGGCATGGGTGTTTCTGTAGAACGCAAAGTAGAGATTGCTGAAAGATCTTATCAGTTACTAACAGAGAAGTATGGTTTGGCACCTTCAGATATTATTTTTGATGCATTGGTGTTTCCTGTAGGTACTGGAGACGAACAGTACATCGGCTCTGCTAAAGCGACAGTGGAAGGAATTCGCACCATCAAAGAACGTTTCCCGCATTGTCCTCAGATTCTTGGGGTCAGCAATGTGTCCTTCGGTTTGCCTCCAGTGGGAAGAGAAGTACTAAATGCCGTGTTCTTGTACCACTGTGTCCAGGCGGGGCTTGATTATGCCATCGTAAACACGGAAAAACTAGAGCGGTTTGCGTCCATTCCACAAGACGAAGTGCAATTGGCTGAAGAATTGCTATTTACTACTACAGATGAAACGCTTGCAAGATTTACAGAGTTTTACCGAGGTATGAAAAAAGAAGAGAAGGTTATCGCTCTTCCGGAAACTGTGGAAGAACGTTTGGCTTATTATATTGTGGAAGGTACAAAAGAAGGACTGCTACCCGACTTAGATACGGCACTCTCAACTTATGAATCGCCGCTAGATATTATCAATGGACCGCTAATGGCAGGTATGTCAGAGGTGGGACGACTGTTCAATGACAATCAACTGATTGTCGCAGAAGTCTTGCAAAGTGCAGAAGTGATGAAAGCGTCTGTAGCGCATTTAGAACCACATATGGAACAATCCGATGTCTCATCCACCAAAGGCAAAGTCATCTTAGCGACTGTAAAAGGTGACGTCCATGATATTGGAAAAAACTTAGTCGATATTATTTTGAGTAACA
Protein-coding regions in this window:
- a CDS encoding carbon starvation CstA family protein produces the protein MITFFVSIALLIVGYFTYGKYVEKVFGEKEQRPTPAYVNADGVDYVPMSTPRNSLIQLLNIAGVGPVFGPIAGALYGPVAFIWIVVGCIFAGAVHDYLTGMISIRNRGAHLPELASRFLGKHMRHIVNVFALLLLILVGTVFVTSPAMLLYNLMDARFSIVIITFVIFAYYILATLLPVDKIIGRFYPFFGALLVISALGVGIGLVVTGAPIPELTLQNMHPGNLPIFPLLFFTITCGALSGFHATQSPIISRTTQNETQGRKIFYGMMIAEGIIAMIWAAAAMALFNGYGGLSAMLAAGGPAAVVSEVSLLMMGTIGGTLAIIGVIILPITSGDTAFRAARMIIADYFKIGQVQIAKRLWIAVPLFVISYALTQIDFNLLWRYFSWANQVTAVIALWVGAMYLFLQFKNHWIATVPAIFMTAMVFVYIVYEPTMGLGQSLTVSYIVGAIAAILITLAFFYFGNKKRGTEFILEEDVSGFKGAAYQN
- a CDS encoding NRDE family protein → MCLIAFHLQQHPTYAFIMAANRDEFYDRPTQPAHFWEEHHELLAGKDLLAGGTWLGITKSGRMAALTNYRDPLSVQQDLISRGEIVKEFLTSKKSSEEFMATLDAQKTCYNGFNLLLGTFQDIHYYSNMTTSGNRLEEGTHALSNKFLNTPWPKVDHARNVLSEYVATANEVDIDFLFSLMQRAEQAPDHQLPDTGVGLDLERKLSPLFIQMPNYGTRSTTVILVTHEGQVTFEERTYTEGQLTNSVSHYFQLTEKSHSPAD
- a CDS encoding phosphate ABC transporter ATP-binding protein, encoding MNEHKAITFQGVTMKRGEQQVLRQITGHFPKGKITTLVGPSGAGKSTLLKLCNGLLSPDEGDIIVLGKSLTEWDPVELRTRASMALQSAPMISGTVEENLTLPYSLQGAEVDVDKMRRVIREVGLDTDYLQRDSRDLSGGQRQKVSIARTLLMEPDILLLDEITSALDRASRQEVEELIAHIHKTFGTTIIWITHNLEQAARIGHHTWVMIDGELVEQGDSSLLNNSNNAAVSQFVRGTDE
- the fetB gene encoding iron export ABC transporter permease subunit FetB, whose protein sequence is MTYGTLALTLIFVLIPLVLSKTLRLDLEKDTLVATIRSIIQLIAIGYILKFVFESDSWIYIFLMVALMIIAATLNVRKKGKSIPGITWKVAVTLVFVEVLTQGILIGFSITPPTAQYVIPISGMVIGNSMVLAILFLNRFTAEIESHEDQIELILSLGGTPKQAIHTRLMQAIKTSMIPTIESQKTMGLVQLPGMMSGQIIAGADPIQAVQFQLLIVFLILTTAAVTSIALGFLSYPTLFNQRYQLIQEGR
- a CDS encoding putative RNA methyltransferase; translated protein: MKTKKQRAFDQLSEILHVLRCPICQLTLEKTQDGVTCANHHTVDIAKQGYLHLAGAVAKSRYTKELFTARQTLLQETDFFGPLLEEIENLLRLQMADPHPLIVDMGCGEGTHLAGIVEKLEGSRGLGIDLAKEGIQLATNHTADILWVVADLAKSPLIDESVDIVLNVLSPANHREFRRILKGDGLVVKVIPNASYLQELRSFFYAGTEKETFENEQAQERFASELEWLGSSQSKYKKSLTEKQWRDLIAMTPLTWNAPAEQVEAFLAQGVGEVTVDLTVLIGQLKS
- a CDS encoding DUF1129 family protein; this encodes MTAQELIKQNNEKRELLHVPNKVYYEQLMVYIRTKLLLSEQKTEEILMDMLDHLLEAQEDGKSAKDVFGENPKAYADDVIEQIPQEEKRDMVKFWGRMAFQLLAYYFIARGAILFTIAYFDEVPDNRIYLIPSLIQLALMIFIVWLLIRLLFRQLNKTAFDGKNAKGRWKEYVGAGLIGGLAMTLIALVNWFLPYFGPAAPFPPASSIGVGAVFLLVSWILKRTEWQS
- a CDS encoding PadR family transcriptional regulator, producing MTVRSQLLKGFLDGCVLSVIEKQTVYGYELSRKLQQAGLPDVPEGTIYPVLLRLQKQGLVVSEMRPSESGPNRKYYSITPSGQETLAVIRREWQLLSVPLDVLLKEESE
- a CDS encoding aminotransferase class I/II-fold pyridoxal phosphate-dependent enzyme, translated to MSYQLETQLAQTGNRKDPATGAVSLPIHLSTAYIHPGIGQSTGYDYSRTANPTRTALEEALALLERGDSGFAFSSGMAAVHAVLQLFKSGDELIVSEDLYGGSYRLFHQLEERTGLNFKYVDTTLPNSVEKALTTNSKAIFIESPTNPLMKETDIEAIAHIAKSHNILLIVDNTFYTPILQQPITLGADIVIHSATKYLGGHNDVLAGAVITKGQALAEQLTTIQNSIGAVPSPLDCWLLVRSLKTLGLRVERQQSNAQALAAFLQAHPAIDSVLYPGQGGMLSFRLQREEWVPLFLERLELIAFAESLGGVESFITYPTTQTHADIPVAERERVGICARLLRFSVGIEHVQDLQNELQSILDGLVGEDS
- a CDS encoding bifunctional homocysteine S-methyltransferase/methylenetetrahydrofolate reductase; amino-acid sequence: MKAPFLEQLRNKVLIADGAMGTLLYSYGVDHCNEELNLSHPEDVLRVHEQYIAAGADVIQTNTYGANYVKLARYGLQEQVKAINTAAVRLAKQAAGDDVYVLGTIGGLRGIKQDISLDEIKRSFREQLYIFLMEGVDAILLETYYDFEELQAVVKIAKNECELPVIAEVSMHEVGVLQNGYSLQQAFEELELLGADVVGVNCRMGPFHMLNALKQVPIPKKALLSVYPNASLPQVEEGRYSYAEEFQYFAEIAVELKQQGVHLLGGCCGTTPRHIQAIVERLQDRTPVTVKELVVKRAERVIEQTTTESPLLQKVRQETTVLVELDPPKHLNTDRFYQGIEALHKAGADALTLADNPLASPRVGNDAVAAIIKTRYGANPLVHLTCRDRNLIGLQSHLMGLHELGVQDLLAITGDPAKIGDFPGAASVYDLSSLELIELIKQNNRGLSFSGKSLERPTRFSVGAAFNPNYRHMEASIKRLEKKVAAGADYFITQPVFGIEQLHALAAAAKRVDKPFFVGIMPLLSSRNAEFLHHEVPGIRVPDDTRERMRQAGEDPQKALKVGMEITKELLAEALQLFNGIYLITPFLRYELSIELMDYITSRKQEESYDQLHI
- the metH gene encoding methionine synthase is translated as MTSSTFEQQLQKKILVLDGAMGTMIQQADLSAEDFGGEQFEGCNEYLVRTRPDVVESIHAAYFEAGADIVETNTFGATPVVLDEYELGHLAYALNKEAAEIAKRVASQFSTEQHPRYVAGAMGPTTKTLSVTGGIKFEELAQDYQIQAEGLLDGEVDVLLVETSQDALNVKAANLGIQRAFESRKREVPILVSGTIEPMGTTLAGQSIEAFYISLEHMKPLVVGLNCATGPEFMRDHLRSLSSLASSYVSCYPNAGLPDEEGNYNETPESLAAKMEGFLEKGWLNVIGGCCGTTPDHIRALAQVAKAHSPRIASEHTEHKVSGIEPFVYDDPSTRPILVGERTNVIGSRKFKRLIQEDKLEEASEVARAQVKNGAQIIDICLADPDREEVEDMDRFIQEVVKKVKVPLMIDSTDEKVLEVALRYSQGKVIINSINLEDGEERFEAIAPLIRQFGAAVVVGTIDEQGMGVSVERKVEIAERSYQLLTEKYGLAPSDIIFDALVFPVGTGDEQYIGSAKATVEGIRTIKERFPHCPQILGVSNVSFGLPPVGREVLNAVFLYHCVQAGLDYAIVNTEKLERFASIPQDEVQLAEELLFTTTDETLARFTEFYRGMKKEEKVIALPETVEERLAYYIVEGTKEGLLPDLDTALSTYESPLDIINGPLMAGMSEVGRLFNDNQLIVAEVLQSAEVMKASVAHLEPHMEQSDVSSTKGKVILATVKGDVHDIGKNLVDIILSNNGYDVTDLGIKVTPQELIEQVRTHKPDIIGLSGLLVKSAQQMVVTAQDLKAAGIDTPVVVGGAALTRKFTANKIAKEYDGLVLYAKDAMDGLQLFNDLQNPNNRLEIEQTYQEDQQRRAVAPEQEIPRKPHEIGVSKVSKDVQVYTPTDLDVHILRDFSLRQVYPYINQQMLLGHHLGMKGKISRLLEEKDERTLKLKEMTDQLFDQAVTKGILQASAIYQFFPAQSDGDDVIIYDPKDQTKVIERFHFPRQQKTDFLCLADYLKPVGEEMDYVGFFTVTAGKGIRTWAQQLKEQGKFLESHALQSLALETAEGLAERMHEMMRTRWGFPDPVELTVQDLFRTKYQGQRFSFGYPACPDLEDQKKLWKLLNPERIGVELTEGCMMEPEASVSAMVFAHPEARYFNVY